The following are from one region of the Calypte anna isolate BGI_N300 chromosome 13, bCalAnn1_v1.p, whole genome shotgun sequence genome:
- the PCBD2 gene encoding pterin-4-alpha-carbinolamine dehydratase 2 isoform X3, with the protein MAFGFMTRVALQAEKMNHHPEWFNVYSKVQITLISHDCGGLTKRDVKLAQFIDKAAASV; encoded by the exons ATG GCTTTTGGATTTATGACACGTGTTGCTCTGCAAGCAGAGAAGATGAATCACCACCCAGAGTGGTTCAATGTCTACAGCAAG GTTCAGATAACTCTGATTTCCCACGACTGTGGTGGACTGACCAAGAGAGATGTGAAGCTGGCTCAGTTTATTGACAAAGCTGCTGCCTCAGTGTAA
- the PCBD2 gene encoding pterin-4-alpha-carbinolamine dehydratase 2 isoform X4, whose amino-acid sequence MTRVALQAEKMNHHPEWFNVYSKVQITLISHDCGGLTKRDVKLAQFIDKAAASV is encoded by the exons ATGACACGTGTTGCTCTGCAAGCAGAGAAGATGAATCACCACCCAGAGTGGTTCAATGTCTACAGCAAG GTTCAGATAACTCTGATTTCCCACGACTGTGGTGGACTGACCAAGAGAGATGTGAAGCTGGCTCAGTTTATTGACAAAGCTGCTGCCTCAGTGTAA